One window of Gloeothece citriformis PCC 7424 genomic DNA carries:
- a CDS encoding Uma2 family endonuclease, with protein sequence MSVVSRQSTQLDPSVRLWTVEEYYRMAEVGILQPDERVELIAGKIYQKMSPQGTPHAVTITLVRRVFAQGLGETVLIRTQLPIRLNNYSEPEPDVAVVIPDELRYVAHHPYPEDILLLIEVADKTLKRDCQLKAKEYANSGIKDYWVLDVNKRQLYLFRDPTEEGYSSQVILSEDEEASPLDFSEMRIRVRDILPPISV encoded by the coding sequence ATGTCAGTTGTATCAAGACAATCTACTCAATTAGATCCTTCTGTCCGTTTATGGACGGTTGAGGAGTATTATCGCATGGCTGAGGTAGGAATTTTACAGCCAGATGAACGAGTAGAATTAATCGCAGGGAAAATTTATCAAAAAATGAGTCCACAGGGAACACCTCATGCTGTTACGATTACGTTAGTCCGTCGAGTATTCGCTCAGGGTTTAGGAGAAACAGTCTTAATTCGGACACAACTTCCTATAAGACTCAATAATTATTCTGAACCTGAACCTGATGTAGCTGTAGTTATACCTGATGAATTGCGCTATGTAGCTCATCATCCTTATCCTGAAGATATTTTATTATTAATTGAAGTAGCCGATAAAACTTTAAAAAGAGATTGTCAATTAAAAGCAAAAGAGTATGCTAATTCTGGGATTAAAGATTATTGGGTTTTAGATGTAAATAAGCGTCAGTTGTATCTATTTCGAGACCCAACAGAGGAGGGTTATTCTAGTCAGGTTATTCTTTCAGAAGATGAGGAAGCTTCACCTTTAGACTTTTCTGAAATGAGGATTAGAGTTAGGGATATTTTGCCTCCAATAAGTGTGTAG
- a CDS encoding protein-arginine deiminase family protein, which translates to MRRLLRIEESDSRRSTSRNRNREQEDILVVGQPAELSLSNLAPSDAVFVTIDVRGEIEVKGNNNELIPTQTPLRLQEISSEIHLLARTFSDELRDRELELTFTDENQDFLRNERIELTAVRICLDVDADRDGIIEENNPQKAEWTWGANGHGAILLVNSDQDIDTSDRRHDTHNNYISGLVDLKDFSFMVVRKVGPRYLPSRYELTLSVNRETAGRIRIYDELDRNGYELIGPSRRTARIRDTDREILLAIEGLSYPDEDFDGLLEITLNLTDDEEIIYSDRVVFRVAPWIMTPNTLAPRTVYVSRLSDGFNEQFIEDLRKVVGLANAQLETAPFELHDDDPWMQDEMEIGYTQAPGQLMYVVLDSPRDRGLDDFPELKLLGTDFGFVTRRSRHRATKLDSFGNLEVSPPVTVNGVNYPFGRLIFGGTRSEIFEDSRRMLRVLRDFFYAQKIQAPIEIFSDWLSVGHIDEFMTFVSAPTPKGFKLLLANTGKCYEILHRLRNEGHGELFLREGKRFSRGAADISISEVLDDEKLAADNGRFQEHINWNREVLKRELGLGEEDIIDIPGLFEDDGYGRAETFFPNMVNMIVLNEHLGIPKPFGPKINGDCQFEAYVRGVLEPLGLVCHFIDDWDPYFRGRGEIHCGTNARRQPFSQKWWEVEAIV; encoded by the coding sequence ATGAGACGTTTATTGCGAATTGAAGAGTCAGATTCTAGACGCTCAACATCGAGAAACAGAAATCGTGAACAGGAAGACATTTTAGTCGTTGGGCAACCCGCAGAACTATCATTAAGTAATCTTGCTCCCTCTGACGCAGTATTTGTCACGATCGATGTACGGGGAGAAATTGAAGTTAAAGGGAATAATAACGAACTAATTCCCACTCAAACCCCTTTACGTTTACAAGAAATTTCATCAGAGATTCATCTCTTAGCAAGAACCTTTAGCGATGAGTTAAGAGATCGAGAGTTAGAACTGACTTTTACTGATGAAAATCAAGACTTTTTAAGGAATGAAAGAATTGAATTAACGGCGGTTCGGATTTGTCTAGATGTAGATGCAGATAGAGATGGAATTATTGAAGAAAATAATCCCCAAAAAGCCGAATGGACATGGGGCGCGAATGGACATGGAGCAATTTTATTAGTCAATAGTGATCAGGATATCGATACTTCTGATAGAAGACATGATACCCATAACAATTATATTAGCGGACTGGTCGATCTAAAAGATTTTAGTTTTATGGTCGTTCGGAAAGTTGGGCCGAGATATTTACCTTCTCGCTATGAATTAACGTTATCTGTTAACCGAGAAACGGCGGGAAGAATTCGGATTTATGATGAATTAGACCGAAATGGTTATGAATTAATTGGGCCTTCTAGAAGAACCGCAAGAATTCGAGATACAGATCGAGAAATTCTCTTAGCTATTGAGGGATTATCTTATCCTGATGAAGATTTTGATGGATTATTAGAAATTACTTTAAATCTGACAGATGATGAAGAAATTATCTATTCAGATCGGGTCGTTTTTCGAGTAGCTCCTTGGATCATGACTCCTAATACATTAGCACCGAGAACGGTCTATGTTTCCCGGTTATCTGATGGATTTAACGAGCAATTTATTGAAGATCTCAGAAAAGTTGTCGGACTTGCTAACGCTCAATTAGAAACAGCACCGTTTGAGCTTCATGATGATGATCCTTGGATGCAAGATGAGATGGAAATCGGTTATACTCAAGCTCCCGGACAGTTAATGTATGTAGTGCTTGATTCTCCCCGCGATCGCGGATTAGATGATTTTCCGGAACTGAAACTTTTGGGGACAGATTTTGGTTTTGTAACGCGCAGAAGTCGCCACCGAGCCACAAAATTAGACTCTTTTGGCAACTTAGAAGTCTCGCCACCCGTAACCGTAAATGGCGTTAATTATCCGTTTGGGCGTTTAATTTTTGGGGGAACTCGTAGCGAAATATTTGAAGATTCCCGCCGAATGTTGAGAGTTTTACGCGACTTTTTCTATGCTCAAAAAATACAAGCTCCGATAGAAATTTTTTCTGATTGGTTGAGTGTAGGACATATTGATGAATTTATGACTTTTGTGAGTGCCCCTACTCCTAAAGGATTTAAATTGTTATTAGCTAATACAGGTAAATGTTATGAAATTCTGCATCGATTACGAAATGAAGGTCATGGAGAATTATTCTTACGGGAAGGAAAACGGTTTTCTAGAGGAGCGGCGGATATTAGTATTTCAGAAGTTCTGGATGATGAAAAATTAGCGGCGGATAATGGTCGTTTCCAAGAACATATTAACTGGAATCGAGAGGTTTTGAAACGAGAATTAGGGTTAGGAGAAGAAGATATTATTGATATCCCCGGCTTATTTGAGGATGATGGATACGGACGAGCAGAGACCTTTTTCCCCAATATGGTTAACATGATTGTTCTCAATGAGCATCTTGGAATTCCTAAACCTTTTGGCCCGAAAATTAACGGAGATTGTCAATTTGAAGCTTATGTCAGAGGGGTTTTAGAACCGTTAGGATTAGTTTGTCATTTTATTGATGATTGGGACCCTTATTTCCGAGGACGAGGAGAAATTCACTGCGGAACTAATGCGCGTCGCCAACCCTTTAGTCAAAAATGGTGGGAAGTTGAGGCAATAGTTTAG